In Ancylothrix sp. D3o, the sequence GCTCATATCCCTTTCACTCCTAATATTATCCTACAGCTTCATCGGGATCTCTATCAGTTTTCTGTTAATACTGGTGGCCGGTGGAAAACTATTGATAACGAAATTACTGCTACTTATCCAGATGGTACAAAAGTTGTCAGATTCCGTCCTACTCCTGCTTATGCCACAGCAGCCGCTATGGAACACTTACACACCCAATTTAATCGCCTTTGGGAATCAGGGACAATAGAACCATTATTGTTAATTCCTACTTATATTTTAGATTTTTTGTGCATCCATCCCTTTTTAGATGGCAATGGTCGCATGGCTAGGTTATTGACTCTTCTGCTACTGTATAAAGCTGGTTATGAGGTGGGCCGGTTCATTAGTTTAGAGCGTCTTGTAGAACGAACCAAGGAAAGTTACTACGATACCCTTTATTCATCTTCTCAAGCTTGGCATGAAAGAGAACATAATTTATTACCTTGGTGGGAGTATTTTCTAGGTGTGATGTTATTATCAGTGTATCGGGAGTTTGAGCAGAGAGTCGGCTACGTTACCTCTGCAAAAGGAAGTAAAACGGCAATGGTTTTGGATGCTATTAACAGCTTACCTAGGGAATTCTCTATTAAAGAATTACAGGAACGATGCCCGACTGTTAGTATTGATTTAATTAGGCGCGTTCTTCGGCAAGGAAGAGAGGCAGGTAATCTGGAACGTTTGGGACAAGGAGTGACTGCTCGTTGGCGCAAGCATTGATATTTGGTATTCTCCGAAATTTGATATTTGTTGACACTACTAATATCTTATGAAACTCCGAAGGCTGACGCCTTAAATTAATGACCAGTTTGGAGATAAACTTATGTACAGAATAGAAACGCCATTTGAATCACCTCCGTTTAATCAGTATCCCCTAACTACAGAAGAAATTGAGCTCCTACTGGATGTTGAGCAAGATGGTGAAGTTCATTGGGATAATCTTGCCCAACATCAATCTATCCTAGACAAGATCCGCCCCTCAATTGCATCAATAATAAAATCAGAGGGCTGGGTCACATTACATGATTAAGCCTCTCTAAAAGCAACCCATTAGGGTTGTTTTTTTTATTCTTATCCACCACATTTAGCTCAACTTTTAGGGGTTATATCCGAGGCTAACGCCTTAAAAAAATGAAGTTATGTGGTGGGTTTTATGCAGGCTATCATTAAATTAAACAGGCTACATCGGATTATCCAATCTTGGGGATTGAACATCAGGCCGCGCCAAGACCGTTGGGGACAGATAAAGCTGCCTATCGCCTTTGTAGGCAATGGCTATGGTGGTGTTTTATCTGCTCATGGTGGTATGCCATACGAACGGTGGTGGGGCAATATTTCTGAACATCAAAAGTATCGCTGCCGTCAATATTTCCAGACTTTCGTCGAAGTTGATGCTCTGTAGCAGATTATAAGCCGATGCAATTTGCATTGGCTATTTTTTTTATCTAGTTAATTATTA encodes:
- a CDS encoding Fic family protein, coding for MNSFREGFIEEQPINQGLLQTIRLLGEYKGKQELFKEQSPQVIKTLRQAAIIQSTESSNRIEGITVPLERIKKLVSDKTTPRDRSEQEIAGYREVLSTIHSSYAHIPFTPNIILQLHRDLYQFSVNTGGRWKTIDNEITATYPDGTKVVRFRPTPAYATAAAMEHLHTQFNRLWESGTIEPLLLIPTYILDFLCIHPFLDGNGRMARLLTLLLLYKAGYEVGRFISLERLVERTKESYYDTLYSSSQAWHEREHNLLPWWEYFLGVMLLSVYREFEQRVGYVTSAKGSKTAMVLDAINSLPREFSIKELQERCPTVSIDLIRRVLRQGREAGNLERLGQGVTARWRKH